A genomic window from Methanobacterium sp. BRmetb2 includes:
- a CDS encoding peptidase M42 has translation MNELLRKLADAPGISGFEEDIRNLMMEELKKHSDEIEIDKMGNIIALKKGDPHGEKIMLAAHMDEIGLMVRYIDEKGFIKFSKIGGINDQMLLNQTVEIYTDNGIIMGVIGSKPPHKMKEAERKKIIGSEDMFIDIGALDKEDAEKIVSIGDPIIFKHNFSELPNNLITAKALDNRVGCLVLLEVLKRVKSKANIYAVGTVQEEVGLKGAKTSAFKINPDMALALDVTIAGDHPGIKEDEAPAKIGEGPAIILTDASGRGIITHPKVKKLLINAAQKKKIPHQVEVSDGGTTDATAIHLTREGIPAGVLSVATRYIHTPVSIVSLEDIENTIELLVAALEDI, from the coding sequence ATGAATGAGTTACTAAGAAAACTAGCTGACGCACCAGGAATTTCTGGTTTTGAAGAGGATATAAGAAATTTGATGATGGAAGAGTTGAAAAAACATAGTGATGAAATAGAAATCGATAAAATGGGCAATATAATTGCCTTAAAAAAAGGGGACCCCCATGGGGAGAAAATAATGTTAGCAGCTCATATGGATGAAATTGGACTTATGGTGCGCTACATTGATGAGAAGGGTTTTATAAAATTCTCTAAAATTGGAGGCATTAACGATCAAATGCTTCTAAATCAAACTGTGGAAATATACACAGATAACGGAATAATTATGGGTGTTATTGGATCTAAACCTCCTCATAAGATGAAAGAAGCTGAAAGAAAGAAAATTATTGGATCAGAAGATATGTTTATAGATATTGGGGCATTAGACAAGGAAGATGCAGAAAAAATAGTGTCTATTGGAGATCCTATCATTTTTAAACACAATTTCAGCGAATTACCTAACAATCTGATAACTGCAAAAGCTCTGGATAACCGGGTTGGATGTTTAGTCCTTCTAGAAGTCTTAAAAAGAGTGAAGAGTAAAGCTAATATATATGCAGTAGGTACTGTTCAGGAAGAAGTAGGACTGAAGGGTGCCAAAACTTCAGCCTTTAAAATAAACCCAGATATGGCCCTGGCACTTGATGTGACCATCGCCGGAGATCATCCGGGTATTAAAGAGGATGAAGCACCAGCCAAGATTGGTGAAGGGCCAGCAATTATATTAACTGATGCCAGTGGACGGGGAATTATAACCCACCCTAAAGTTAAGAAATTGTTGATAAATGCAGCACAAAAGAAAAAAATACCCCACCAAGTTGAGGTTAGTGATGGGGGAACAACTGACGCAACTGCCATACACTTAACCAGAGAAGGTATACCTGCAGGAGTCCTTTCAGTTGCAACTAGATACATCCACACACCAGTGAGTATTGTAAGTCTGGAAGATATAGAAAATACTATAGAATTACTGGTTGCTGCCCTCGAAGATATCTAA
- a CDS encoding potassium transporter, producing MESVALSLAIIILLGLLFNKIFIKIKLPGLLGMLILGIIIGPYGLNWINVAFLSLSEDLRIIALIIILLRAGFGINMESLRKVGFSAVKLSFIPDVVEGLTVMFVASYLLNMPLVEAGMLGFIIAAVSPAVIVPQMLSFIDRKMGTRKGIPTLILTGASVDDVVAITIFSVFLGLYGGQQINLAWEFLSIPLSIITGIFLGLVLAFILIYLFKRFNIRNTEKTLIILGSAILLKNIGDYFNQFVPVAALVGLMVIGFVIIEKMPDLGIQLSEKFNKIWIFAEILLFVLVGAQVNIYLAISAGLIGLVIIIIGLLARSIAVYGSLAGTNLNTKEKIFCIIAYTPKATVQAAIGAIPLAAGVASGQLILAISVVAILFTAPLGAIGVQLYGEKVLKPDDT from the coding sequence ATGGAATCTGTAGCTTTAAGTCTGGCAATTATAATTTTACTGGGATTATTATTTAACAAGATTTTTATCAAGATAAAATTACCAGGCTTATTGGGAATGTTAATTTTAGGCATTATTATTGGTCCTTATGGTTTAAACTGGATCAATGTGGCTTTTTTAAGTTTATCTGAAGATCTTAGAATAATTGCATTGATAATAATATTGTTAAGGGCAGGTTTCGGTATTAACATGGAAAGTCTGCGAAAAGTGGGTTTTTCAGCTGTAAAATTAAGTTTTATACCAGATGTAGTGGAAGGATTAACTGTAATGTTTGTGGCCAGCTATCTTCTGAACATGCCTTTGGTGGAGGCAGGTATGTTGGGCTTTATAATTGCTGCAGTTTCCCCTGCAGTGATAGTTCCTCAGATGCTGTCATTTATAGATAGAAAGATGGGAACCCGAAAGGGAATACCCACCCTTATACTTACCGGGGCCTCTGTAGATGATGTGGTGGCAATTACTATTTTCTCTGTTTTTCTGGGTCTTTATGGAGGCCAACAGATAAATTTAGCATGGGAATTTTTAAGTATACCCCTATCAATTATCACTGGAATTTTTTTAGGATTGGTACTGGCATTTATATTAATATACCTCTTTAAAAGGTTTAATATTAGAAACACTGAGAAAACCCTTATAATATTAGGTTCTGCTATTCTTTTAAAAAATATCGGGGACTACTTCAACCAGTTCGTTCCAGTGGCAGCCTTAGTTGGTTTAATGGTTATTGGTTTTGTGATAATAGAAAAAATGCCGGATCTGGGAATTCAGCTATCAGAAAAATTCAATAAAATATGGATATTTGCAGAAATACTGCTCTTTGTGCTGGTAGGGGCCCAGGTAAATATTTATCTGGCTATCTCTGCTGGACTTATAGGGCTGGTTATTATAATAATAGGACTTTTAGCCCGGAGCATTGCAGTTTACGGTTCTCTTGCAGGAACAAATCTAAACACAAAGGAGAAAATATTCTGCATAATTGCTTACACTCCTAAAGCCACAGTTCAAGCAGCAATCGGCGCCATACCTCTTGCAGCAGGAGTTGCATCTGGTCAGTTAATATTAGCCATATCAGTTGTGGCCATTCTCTTTACAGCTCCTTTAGGTGCAATAGGAGTACAACTTTACGGTGAGAAGGTTCTAAAACCAGATGATACTTAA
- a CDS encoding recombinase: MERIKIGIDGLDEITDGFPAGRTILITGDAGSGKTIFALQFAKSACDQNLKTVYITTEEDNQDLKRQGDSFNWGVDDFKEEGLLNFIELAGLRARVTEAEMSIGVEAMKGNFAKLLQDLPEDTKVVIIDSLGSHTAKLTPYEFRDRFDLLIYELKQRGITALVILDSATSREFNELALFSVYGAIKLMKRENPYTGRRERVMDVVKMRSTRTPIEFLTYEIGPDGIEVTSEVESS; the protein is encoded by the coding sequence GTGGAAAGAATAAAAATAGGGATAGATGGTTTGGATGAGATTACCGATGGTTTTCCAGCTGGCAGAACCATACTTATTACTGGTGATGCAGGTTCTGGAAAGACTATATTTGCACTCCAATTTGCAAAAAGTGCCTGTGATCAGAATCTAAAAACGGTTTATATAACTACTGAGGAAGATAATCAGGATTTAAAAAGACAAGGGGATTCATTTAATTGGGGTGTTGACGATTTTAAAGAAGAAGGCCTATTGAATTTTATAGAACTTGCTGGTCTAAGAGCAAGGGTTACTGAGGCAGAGATGAGTATTGGGGTTGAAGCTATGAAAGGTAACTTTGCCAAGCTGCTTCAAGATCTGCCAGAAGATACTAAAGTGGTTATAATAGACAGTTTAGGAAGCCACACCGCCAAGTTGACACCTTATGAATTCCGTGACCGTTTCGATCTTTTAATCTATGAATTAAAACAGCGAGGTATTACTGCACTGGTTATCCTTGATAGTGCTACCTCCCGAGAATTCAATGAACTAGCCCTTTTTTCTGTGTATGGTGCCATAAAATTAATGAAAAGGGAAAATCCATACACTGGACGCAGGGAAAGAGTCATGGATGTGGTGAAAATGAGGAGTACCAGAACACCTATTGAATTTTTAACATATGAAATAGGCCCGGATGGTATAGAAGTCACATCAGAGGTTGAAAGTAGTTAG
- a CDS encoding excinuclease ABC subunit C — protein MSFQTQDPNSLPDKTGVYIMKNEQDDVIYVGKAISLKKRVKSYFKDTYDTPKTRTLMKHFHSLEYILTDTEKEALILEANLIKKYRPRYNVRLKDDKRYPYIKITNEDYPRILISRNVTDDGSHYYGPFTDVMAVRKTIKFIKSLFKIRDCKKMDGPCLNYQIKICDAPCDGKISKDYYNEIIHQINLFFQGKYQEIIQHLQEMMDDASANHEFEKAAVLRDQIDSIKEIMEKQKVSFTNKLDQDVIAGAYESKTAYIVVFSIRDGKITGKDDFIMNGIENTPPEKVLSAFIKQFYSNPRYIPGEILLQNVVYDHDLITEWLSERRGESVKLKVPVEGVEYRLMRMVVKNAEVIKIQKKEFKNTLLDLKKYLKLPKLPRSIEAFDISNIAGKEPVASMVVFKNGVPEKSSYRKYKIETKGPDDYAMMREVLRRRYEKLKLEKSEYPDLVIVDGGKGQLNVALSVFNSLNIEIPVMGLAKEFEHIFLPGNLDPIILPPRSQVLLLLQRIRDEAHRFAISYHRKLRSKKISESELDKIKGIGQKRKMKLLKHFGSLKNIKKAGVNQLMEVDSINSRVAKDIYNHFH, from the coding sequence ATGTCATTTCAAACCCAGGACCCTAATAGTTTACCGGATAAAACCGGTGTTTACATAATGAAAAATGAACAAGATGATGTGATCTATGTTGGAAAGGCCATATCACTCAAAAAACGAGTAAAATCCTACTTCAAGGATACTTATGATACACCAAAGACACGCACCTTGATGAAACATTTCCACAGTTTAGAATACATCTTAACAGATACAGAAAAAGAAGCACTGATATTAGAAGCTAATCTGATTAAAAAGTACCGCCCCCGATACAATGTGCGACTAAAAGATGACAAAAGGTACCCCTACATAAAAATAACCAATGAAGATTATCCTCGTATTTTAATCAGCAGGAATGTGACTGACGATGGATCACATTATTACGGCCCGTTTACTGATGTTATGGCTGTTAGAAAAACTATAAAATTCATTAAATCTCTTTTTAAAATTAGAGACTGCAAAAAAATGGATGGGCCCTGTCTAAATTATCAAATAAAGATCTGCGATGCGCCCTGTGATGGGAAGATATCCAAGGACTATTACAATGAGATTATCCATCAAATTAATCTTTTTTTCCAGGGGAAATATCAGGAAATAATCCAGCATCTTCAGGAGATGATGGATGATGCCAGTGCAAATCATGAATTTGAAAAGGCCGCAGTACTAAGAGATCAGATTGATTCTATTAAAGAGATTATGGAGAAACAGAAAGTATCCTTCACCAATAAACTGGATCAGGATGTAATTGCCGGAGCATATGAGAGCAAAACTGCATATATAGTGGTTTTTTCAATAAGGGATGGAAAAATCACAGGTAAAGATGATTTTATAATGAATGGTATTGAAAATACGCCACCAGAAAAGGTATTATCTGCATTCATAAAACAGTTCTACTCCAACCCCCGGTACATACCTGGCGAGATCCTACTTCAAAATGTGGTTTATGACCATGATTTGATAACTGAATGGTTATCAGAACGCAGGGGTGAATCAGTCAAATTGAAGGTACCTGTTGAAGGAGTAGAATACCGGTTAATGAGAATGGTGGTTAAAAATGCCGAGGTAATCAAGATTCAGAAAAAAGAGTTTAAAAACACATTACTTGATCTTAAGAAGTATCTTAAATTACCAAAGCTGCCTCGAAGTATAGAAGCATTTGACATATCTAATATAGCTGGAAAGGAACCAGTGGCATCTATGGTAGTATTCAAGAATGGTGTTCCTGAAAAAAGCAGTTATCGTAAATATAAAATAGAAACAAAAGGTCCTGATGATTATGCTATGATGAGAGAAGTTTTAAGGCGTAGATATGAAAAATTAAAACTGGAAAAATCAGAATATCCAGATCTGGTTATAGTAGATGGTGGTAAGGGCCAGTTAAATGTAGCGTTAAGTGTATTTAACTCTTTAAATATTGAAATTCCAGTCATGGGTTTGGCCAAAGAATTTGAACACATTTTTCTCCCAGGAAATCTAGATCCTATTATATTGCCTCCTCGTTCCCAAGTATTACTTTTATTGCAGAGAATTAGGGACGAAGCCCACCGCTTTGCCATCAGTTACCATAGAAAATTAAGATCTAAAAAGATATCCGAATCAGAACTTGACAAAATAAAAGGAATAGGTCAAAAACGTAAAATGAAACTTTTAAAACACTTTGGGAGTTTAAAAAATATTAAAAAGGCAGGGGTCAATCAATTAATGGAAGTTGACAGTATCAATAGCAGGGTAGCTAAAGATATTTATAACCATTTTCATTAA
- a CDS encoding excinuclease ABC subunit B, which yields MGEFKLRSNYKPLGDQPKAIKSLVNGLKKGYRDQTLLGVTGSGKTFTMANVIEKIQKPTLVISHNKTLAAQLYEEFKEFFPDNAVEYFVSYYDYYQPEAYVPQTDTYIDKEASINDEIDQMRHSTTQSLLSRDDVIVVSSVSCIYGLGAPEDYGEFLLTIDVGSSIDRDEILAQLVKMQYDRNDIDFSRGKFRVRGDVIDINPIHGSKPIRLELFGDEVDSISLIDPLKNKSTRKMERITIFPAKHFVTSADKMKNAIKLIEEELEDRLLVLKSQNKLVEAQRLEQRTRFDVEMLKEMGYCQGIENYSLYMSGRKWGSMPYTLLKYFPDDYLTIIDESHVTVPQIRGMYAGDKARKDTLIDYGFRLPSAGENRPLKFEEFDSLINQIIYVSATPADYEIGKSKNHVEQIIRPTGLVDPEVIVRPVTNQVDDLLHEVKNRVKNNQRTLITTLTKRMAEDLTEYYAKVGVKVRYLHSEIDTLERIEIIDDLRRGEFDCLVGVNLLREGLDLPEVSLVGILDADKEGFLRSKTSLIQTIGRAARNVDGQVLVYADNITESVRSAVDITNKRRKLQMEYNKTHGIIPKNVVRSIKEKDKKEEIDIKNIGKIPKDELDILINDLENDMKDAAAQLDFETAAKIRDKILTLKGVSE from the coding sequence ATGGGAGAATTTAAACTCAGATCAAATTATAAACCATTAGGGGATCAACCAAAAGCAATAAAATCACTTGTAAACGGATTAAAGAAGGGATACCGTGATCAAACTCTTTTAGGAGTAACTGGTTCAGGTAAAACTTTCACCATGGCCAATGTTATTGAGAAAATCCAGAAGCCTACTCTAGTTATTTCTCACAACAAAACACTGGCTGCCCAGTTGTACGAGGAATTTAAAGAATTTTTTCCAGATAATGCAGTTGAGTACTTTGTAAGCTACTACGATTATTATCAACCTGAAGCTTACGTACCTCAAACCGACACCTACATTGACAAGGAAGCTTCTATTAATGACGAAATTGACCAGATGCGCCATTCTACAACCCAGTCTCTCTTATCTAGGGACGATGTCATAGTTGTATCCAGTGTTTCCTGTATCTACGGTTTAGGAGCACCTGAAGATTATGGAGAATTTTTACTCACTATTGATGTGGGAAGCAGTATTGATCGGGACGAAATACTGGCCCAACTGGTGAAGATGCAGTATGACCGAAATGATATAGACTTCAGCCGTGGAAAGTTTAGAGTGAGAGGAGATGTAATTGATATTAACCCAATACACGGCAGCAAACCTATTAGATTGGAGCTTTTTGGTGATGAAGTAGATTCTATCTCCCTTATAGATCCATTAAAAAATAAGTCCACAAGAAAAATGGAAAGAATCACTATTTTCCCTGCTAAGCATTTTGTAACATCTGCAGATAAGATGAAAAATGCCATTAAATTAATTGAAGAAGAATTAGAAGATCGTCTTCTTGTTTTAAAATCACAAAATAAACTGGTAGAGGCTCAAAGATTGGAGCAAAGAACCCGATTTGATGTGGAAATGTTAAAAGAAATGGGTTACTGCCAGGGAATTGAAAACTATTCACTATATATGAGTGGACGTAAATGGGGGAGCATGCCTTACACCCTCCTTAAATACTTCCCTGATGATTATTTGACTATCATTGATGAATCACACGTGACCGTTCCTCAGATCAGAGGAATGTATGCTGGGGACAAGGCCCGGAAAGATACATTGATTGATTATGGTTTTCGGCTGCCATCTGCAGGTGAAAATCGTCCTTTAAAGTTTGAAGAATTTGATAGTTTGATTAATCAAATTATATATGTTTCTGCCACCCCCGCAGACTACGAAATAGGAAAAAGTAAGAATCACGTGGAACAGATTATCCGGCCCACTGGTCTGGTAGACCCGGAGGTCATTGTTAGACCTGTGACTAACCAGGTGGATGACCTCTTACACGAAGTTAAAAATAGGGTGAAAAATAATCAGAGAACCCTTATAACCACCTTAACCAAGAGAATGGCAGAAGATCTGACTGAATACTATGCCAAGGTAGGAGTGAAGGTGAGATATCTCCACTCAGAAATAGATACTTTGGAGAGAATAGAAATAATTGATGATTTAAGAAGAGGAGAATTTGACTGCCTGGTAGGAGTAAACCTCTTAAGGGAAGGTTTAGACCTGCCGGAGGTTTCCCTGGTTGGAATTCTTGATGCAGACAAGGAAGGTTTTCTGCGCTCTAAAACATCCCTTATACAGACCATTGGAAGAGCAGCAAGAAATGTGGACGGACAGGTATTAGTATATGCAGATAATATCACTGAATCTGTAAGATCAGCAGTGGACATAACCAACAAGAGACGTAAGCTGCAGATGGAATACAACAAAACCCACGGTATTATACCGAAAAATGTGGTCCGTTCCATCAAAGAAAAGGATAAAAAAGAAGAAATAGATATAAAGAACATTGGAAAGATTCCTAAAGATGAATTGGATATTTTGATAAATGATTTAGAAAATGATATGAAAGATGCGGCTGCACAGCTGGATTTTGAAACAGCTGCTAAAATTAGAGATAAAATTCTCACATTAAAAGGAGTTTCAGAGTAA
- a CDS encoding excinuclease ABC subunit A, translating into MTDKKGNILLKGAREHNLKNIDLTIPRDKFVVITGISGSGKSSLAFDTIYAEGQRRYVESLSAYARQFLGQMKKPEIDYIEGLSPAISIDQKTTKMNPRSTVGTVTEIYDYLRLLYARVGIPHCYQCGREISQQTAGQIVDNIVQEEEGTKIQVLAPVVKDRKGEHQKIFEDLRKKGFVRVRVDGEISDLESEFKLDKNRKHSIEVVVDRLIIRPDEDFKRRLADSLETALELGEGLVIIHYFLNDNSKEKIFSEHFACTDCGINFEEISPRMFSFNSPHGACPECNGLGSKLEIDTELVVPDPELSLNEGAILPWSKSKNRDNYYHQMLKAVAQHYGFSMDTPFKDLNEKYQNIILYGSSDRIEFEFKRRNRVHRVRRRFEGVVKRMERIYMETKSNYMRSYVGQFMSDRNCPVCDGTRLRPESRSVTVGGKSISEVVEMPIKTSKKFFDNLKLQDRDLFIAKEVLKEIKERLKFLANVGLDYITLHRSSGTLSGGEAQRIRLATQIGSGLVGVLYILDEPSIGLHQRDNMRLIDTLKRLRDIGNTLIVVEHDEETILSADHVVDIGPGAGEHGGHVIATGNPLEIMENPQSITGKYLSKEETIETPTTRRKPNGNHLKVVGAEHNNLKSIDVEIPLGVFTCITGVSGSGKSTLINDVLYKGLYGELNHKHVNPGKYEDIQGLENIDKVIIIDQSAIGRTPRSNPATYTGVFTYIREIFAETQESKKRGYKPGRFSFNVKGGRCEACTGDGIKKIEMHFLADVYVPCEVCKGKRYNRETLDIRYKGKNIAEVLDMTVEEALHFFENIPRIKKKLQTLDDVGLGYIKLGQSATTLSGGEAQRVKLTKELSKQSTGKTLYILDEPTTGLHFADIKKLLDVLGRLTDSGNTVVVIEHNLDVIKTADYIIDLGPEGGDGGGLVVAQGTPEEVSLSGTYTGDFLKEVLEEGSISFDRKTPATKSASEPVIDNK; encoded by the coding sequence ATGACTGATAAGAAAGGAAATATTTTATTGAAAGGGGCCCGTGAACACAACCTTAAGAATATTGATTTAACTATTCCCCGGGATAAATTCGTGGTTATAACTGGAATCAGTGGTTCTGGTAAATCATCTCTGGCATTTGACACCATCTATGCTGAAGGACAGCGTAGATACGTGGAATCATTATCAGCCTATGCCCGGCAGTTTTTAGGGCAGATGAAAAAACCCGAGATCGATTATATTGAAGGGTTATCCCCTGCAATTTCTATTGACCAAAAAACCACCAAGATGAATCCCCGGTCCACAGTTGGTACTGTAACCGAAATCTACGATTATTTACGACTATTATATGCCCGTGTAGGGATACCTCACTGTTATCAATGTGGTCGAGAAATATCCCAGCAAACAGCTGGACAGATCGTTGATAACATTGTGCAGGAAGAAGAAGGTACAAAAATACAGGTCTTAGCACCGGTAGTAAAAGATCGAAAAGGAGAACACCAGAAAATATTCGAAGATCTCCGTAAAAAAGGATTTGTAAGGGTACGGGTTGACGGTGAGATATCTGATCTGGAATCTGAATTCAAACTGGATAAAAACCGGAAACACAGCATAGAGGTCGTGGTAGATCGATTAATCATAAGACCAGATGAAGACTTTAAAAGACGTTTAGCCGACTCTCTGGAAACTGCACTGGAACTTGGTGAAGGACTGGTTATAATTCACTACTTCTTAAATGATAACTCTAAAGAAAAGATATTCAGCGAACATTTTGCCTGTACTGACTGTGGGATTAACTTCGAAGAGATTAGTCCCCGAATGTTCTCATTTAACAGTCCCCATGGGGCCTGCCCTGAATGTAACGGTCTGGGATCAAAACTGGAAATTGACACAGAACTGGTGGTACCAGATCCTGAATTATCTCTTAATGAAGGGGCAATCCTGCCGTGGAGTAAGTCAAAAAATAGGGACAACTACTACCATCAGATGTTAAAGGCTGTGGCCCAACACTATGGATTTAGTATGGATACTCCATTTAAGGATCTGAATGAAAAATATCAGAATATTATCCTCTACGGTTCTTCAGATAGGATTGAATTTGAATTTAAAAGAAGAAACAGAGTACATCGAGTCCGAAGAAGATTTGAAGGTGTGGTTAAGCGTATGGAACGGATTTACATGGAAACTAAATCTAATTATATGCGTAGCTACGTGGGTCAGTTCATGAGCGACCGTAACTGTCCTGTGTGTGATGGGACCCGTCTTAGGCCTGAAAGTCGTTCAGTGACTGTTGGTGGAAAATCAATATCTGAAGTTGTGGAAATGCCTATAAAAACTTCTAAAAAATTCTTTGATAATTTGAAACTTCAGGATCGGGATCTTTTCATAGCAAAAGAGGTTTTAAAAGAGATAAAAGAACGTCTTAAATTTTTGGCAAATGTGGGATTGGATTATATAACTTTACACCGTTCATCCGGAACTCTTTCTGGTGGAGAAGCTCAAAGAATAAGATTGGCCACCCAGATCGGATCAGGACTGGTAGGTGTACTTTATATTTTAGATGAACCCAGCATCGGACTGCACCAGAGAGATAATATGAGACTGATTGACACCCTTAAAAGATTAAGGGATATTGGAAATACCCTCATAGTGGTTGAACACGATGAAGAAACAATTCTGTCCGCTGATCATGTGGTGGATATTGGTCCTGGAGCAGGAGAACATGGGGGACATGTTATTGCAACTGGAAATCCCCTTGAAATAATGGAAAATCCCCAATCCATTACAGGTAAATACTTATCAAAAGAGGAAACTATTGAAACCCCAACTACACGTAGAAAACCAAATGGAAATCATTTAAAGGTGGTTGGAGCAGAGCATAACAATCTAAAATCCATTGACGTGGAGATACCTTTAGGTGTTTTCACCTGTATCACTGGTGTTTCTGGTTCAGGAAAAAGTACATTAATTAACGACGTACTCTATAAAGGTCTGTATGGTGAATTAAACCATAAACATGTGAATCCTGGTAAATATGAAGATATTCAAGGTTTAGAAAATATTGACAAAGTTATAATTATTGATCAATCTGCCATAGGGCGTACTCCCCGTTCTAATCCAGCCACCTATACTGGAGTATTTACTTACATTAGGGAAATCTTTGCAGAAACACAGGAATCTAAAAAAAGAGGTTATAAACCTGGACGGTTCAGTTTCAATGTTAAAGGTGGTAGATGTGAGGCTTGTACTGGGGACGGTATCAAAAAAATTGAGATGCACTTTTTAGCAGATGTGTACGTACCCTGCGAAGTTTGTAAAGGTAAAAGATACAACCGGGAAACTCTTGACATACGCTACAAGGGCAAAAATATTGCAGAAGTATTGGATATGACTGTAGAGGAAGCTTTACATTTCTTTGAAAACATTCCCCGTATCAAGAAGAAATTACAAACCTTAGACGATGTAGGATTAGGCTACATAAAACTGGGACAATCTGCAACCACTCTTTCAGGTGGAGAAGCTCAAAGGGTAAAACTTACCAAGGAGTTGAGCAAGCAGAGCACTGGAAAGACATTATATATTCTGGATGAACCAACCACCGGACTGCACTTTGCAGATATTAAGAAGCTATTAGATGTACTGGGGAGGCTTACTGACTCAGGTAACACAGTAGTGGTAATTGAACATAACTTAGATGTTATAAAGACTGCTGATTATATTATAGACTTAGGTCCTGAAGGTGGGGATGGTGGAGGACTGGTTGTGGCTCAAGGAACCCCAGAGGAAGTTTCATTAAGCGGCACTTACACTGGTGATTTTCTAAAAGAGGTTTTAGAAGAAGGGTCTATTTCCTTTGACCGGAAAACACCAGCTACAAAATCTGCATCTGAGCCGGTTATTGACAATAAGTAA
- a CDS encoding two-component sensor histidine kinase: MTSIFKGRTRNDLFIVLLLFTAVFLIYYLNILPVKNTFFNQLLLFPLVLATSNRKRFIWSIPIIIGLILIIIQPIFSTFGVSVTDDLFRLILLMVVILMVALLVERIEKVRSLRSLNDKLKKQTKMLEDANEELEAFAYSVSHDLRVPLRAIDGFSRIIVEDYQDKLDEEGIRLLNIVRENTHKMGQLIDDILMLSRASRQEMKISKIDMVALVNNVYDEVKQGMEDRNIELKVGSLPNAYGDRALLSQVLSNLLSNSIKFTSNQEKGIIEVGYQDGVNENIYYVRDNGAGFDMKYVNKLFGLFQRLHGPEEFEGTGVGLSIVQRIIRRHEGRVWGEGEVDKGATIYFTLPK; the protein is encoded by the coding sequence ATGACATCTATTTTTAAGGGCCGAACACGAAATGATTTATTTATTGTATTATTGCTGTTTACAGCTGTATTTCTAATTTACTATCTTAATATTTTACCTGTAAAAAACACTTTTTTTAATCAATTACTGCTTTTTCCTTTAGTTTTAGCAACCAGCAACCGCAAACGATTCATATGGTCTATACCTATAATTATTGGATTAATATTGATCATTATCCAGCCTATTTTCAGCACCTTTGGAGTATCAGTTACCGACGATCTATTCCGTTTAATTCTTTTGATGGTAGTAATCCTGATGGTGGCTCTCTTAGTTGAAAGAATTGAAAAAGTGAGAAGTTTAAGGAGTTTGAATGACAAACTAAAAAAGCAGACGAAAATGTTAGAAGATGCTAATGAAGAACTGGAAGCATTTGCTTATTCAGTTTCACATGATCTAAGAGTTCCCCTGAGAGCTATTGACGGCTTTTCACGTATAATAGTAGAGGATTATCAGGACAAACTGGATGAAGAGGGAATTAGACTCCTAAACATAGTCCGGGAAAATACTCACAAAATGGGCCAGTTAATAGATGATATTTTGATGCTTTCCCGTGCTAGTCGTCAGGAAATGAAAATATCCAAGATAGATATGGTGGCTCTTGTTAATAATGTTTATGATGAAGTTAAACAAGGTATGGAAGATAGAAATATTGAATTGAAGGTAGGGTCTCTGCCCAATGCTTATGGGGATCGTGCATTGTTAAGCCAGGTCCTCAGTAATTTACTTTCTAACTCCATAAAATTCACCAGTAACCAGGAAAAAGGGATTATTGAAGTTGGCTACCAAGATGGTGTGAATGAAAATATTTACTATGTGAGGGATAATGGCGCTGGTTTTGACATGAAATATGTTAATAAATTATTTGGATTATTTCAAAGATTACACGGCCCTGAAGAATTTGAAGGTACAGGAGTAGGTTTATCCATTGTTCAACGTATAATAAGAAGACATGAAGGACGTGTATGGGGCGAAGGAGAAGTGGATAAAGGAGCCACAATTTACTTTACTCTTCCTAAATAA